A single Candidatus Desulfofervidus auxilii DNA region contains:
- a CDS encoding 3-isopropylmalate dehydratase small subunit, whose translation MIIKGKVWRFGDNIDTDVIIPARYLSTSDSQELAKHCMEGVREGFANLVKEGDIIVAGRNFGCGSSREHAPLAIKAVGIRAIVAKSFARIFYRNAFNIGLPIVESQAVVDATEEGDILKIDLDKGEIINITKNLIFTIEPLPSFMKELIENGGLIAHLAKKGGY comes from the coding sequence ATGATTATAAAAGGTAAAGTTTGGCGTTTTGGCGATAATATAGATACAGATGTCATTATTCCTGCACGCTATTTAAGCACTTCGGATTCGCAGGAATTAGCAAAGCATTGCATGGAAGGTGTAAGAGAAGGCTTTGCAAATTTAGTCAAAGAGGGGGATATTATTGTTGCTGGAAGAAATTTTGGTTGTGGTTCTTCTCGTGAACATGCCCCTTTGGCTATTAAGGCAGTAGGAATAAGGGCAATTGTAGCTAAAAGCTTTGCTCGTATTTTTTATCGTAATGCCTTTAATATTGGATTGCCTATTGTAGAATCTCAAGCAGTGGTAGATGCTACAGAAGAAGGGGATATTTTAAAAATTGATCTAGATAAAGGAGAAATTATAAATATTACTAAAAATCTTATTTTTACAATTGAACCTTTACCTAGTTTTATGAAAGAGTTAATAGAAAATGGTGGTTTAATTGCCCATTTAGCTAAAAAAGGGGGGTATTAA